In the Sphingobacterium sp. PCS056 genome, TATCTCTTCTATTTTTTTATATGAGATATTATCAGCATCAATCAAGATCGCTATTTTTTTTTCTGTTTCTTCTGGCATCCCTTGTGTTTTTAATATGCGCTATAAATTGAATTCTCCTGAAATGATAAGTTATTTATTTACCTTAATTTGATTTTAACGCACTAGAACAATCTGAACATTCAGATGATATAGTTTGTATTGAATATGTTAAGTTTAACAACTCTACTCTTGTAAACTTAGATAAATTTGATTAGATACGCAATATATTTGAAGTGATCCATGATCAAGATATTGGTATGATTTATTTTATTCTCAAGAAGAACAGGATTCGTTTTTAGTGTGAATATTGCTGTACTCGACGTTTTTTTCTATACATTGTATCTAATTCCGAATGGCTTATCTACTTTTTGTCTACACAAATTGTCTTTGAAATAAATATTAAATATGATTTTCTATTATACAACAGTTGTTTTTCAAATAAGTTGCGCCGACCGCTCCCTTGTTATGATCGGATCCTTCATTTAAAAGTGATACTCTAATCCAGATGAGCACTCGCTTTTCTATTAAAAACTTATTATTTTTGTTTAAATTATAGTTTTATGCTCATCATTGATTCTCCCTCCAACAACGCTTATTTTAATATAGCTTCTGAAGAATATTTACTGTATAAATATCCAAAAGAAGACATTTTCTTATTGTATAGCAATGCACCATCGATTATTATCGGAAAATTTCAAAATACACTGGCGGAGATTAACTTGGATTATGTTCAAAGTCAAGAAATAAAAGTAGTTAGGCGTATGTCTGGAGGAGGAGCAGTTTATCATGACCTTGGAAATTTAAATTTCTCTTTTCATACGCTTTTAGGTACAAATGACTTTATGGATTTTTCAACCTTCACACAGCCTGTCTTATCTTTATTAAATCATTTGGGGATCCCCGCAAAATTAGAAGGTAGAAACGATCTGTTGGTGGAGGGAAAGAAATTTAGTGGAAATGCAAAACTTGCCAAAAATGGGAAGATGATCCAACACGGTACGCTTTTGATCAATTCTCAAATGGAGGTTCTCGGGTCGGCTTTGAAAGTCAATCCTTTAAAATTTGTGGATAAGGCAGTAAAATCGAACCGCGCCCGTGTGATCAATCTAAGTGAATATCTACCTAAAGAAATTACAGCATTACCTTTCAAAGAATTGCTGATCGCAGAAATGATGAAAAATAATCCGCAAGCAGTCCGCCATGCATTTACAGAAGATGATATCTTGGGTATTGAAAAATTAATAATAGAAAAGTACAATACATGGGAGTGGAATTTTGGGTTTTCGCCACAATATAATTTTAAAAAAGCGCTTAAAATACCAGCGGGCTTTATTGAAATTCATTTAGACGTGCATAAAGGCTATATTGAAAAAGCCAAAATATTTGGAGACTTCTTTGCATCCAAACCGATTGAGGAGCTAGAATCAGCACTAATCGGGCAAAAGCATGACATTGCTCATCTCACAGCGTGGTTGGATCAGCAAGATCTAACAGCATATTTTGGGAAAGTCAGCACATCAGAATTATTAGAGCTGTTTAAATAATAATCTTTTATAAACCTAAAAGATTTCTGATTTAACCAATTTTATAGGTTTATAGTCACATAAACTCATGTTTTTTATGAGATTTTCCGGCAGTTCTTAAATTAACACAAAGATTAAGTCCTAAAATATAACTTAAATATGGCTTTTTAACAAGTACCTGACAAATGGACTTGGTGAGATTAATCTTTATGGTTATGTTTGTCGTTTTGGGCATTGAAATTTGAAACATCACATTCAAATTTCAATGCCCATTGATTTAATGTTAAAAACATCATGATTGCCGACATAGAAGACAAAGAAATTAAACAAATTTATCAAACATCTATTATTCAACAAACAGCCTATTGGTCTGAAGTGAAACGATTACAAGGAGTAACCTCAAAAGCATTTAATTTTAAAACAAAAACAGCAGACCTTTACGTAGACTCAGATGACAGCACTTATTTTATCGGAGATTTGCTGATTTTGATTCAAACTTTAGATCAAGATCACAGCATCGCTTATGTTCCCTATGGGCCAGAAGTGGAGCCATCAGTAGAAAATCAAGGCTATTTTTTAGAACAATTATCCGAAAGCCTAAGATCCTGCTTACCCACAAACTGCATCATGATCCGTTATGACTTATCTTGGGAATCACATTGGGCAAAAGAAGACGACTGTTACGACATAAATGGGAACTGGTTGGGAGTTCCAGATAAAAAAATTCAGGAAATCCGTTTTAACTTCAATACAACTAATTGGAATTTAAGAAAAGCGAATACAGATATCTTACCCTCAAATACTATTTTTGTGGATTTAAAGAAAAATGAGGAAGCTCTATTAGGCGCTATGAAAACCAAAACTCGCTATAATGTCAATCTTTCTCAGAGAAAAGGAGTCAAAATTCGTTCATTAGGTCTGGATAGTTTAGCAATTTGGTATGATCTCTATCGACAAACGGCTGCACGAAATCATTTCTTTTTACATGATATCAGCTATTTTAGAGTTGTACTTTCTGCGCGAGCCAATGACACACTCTCTCCAGCAGATGTCTATTTATTAGTCGCAGAGATTGAAGATAAGCCATTAGCAGCAATGTTTTTGGTCGTATCGGCAAATCGAGGAACATATTTGTACGGAGCATCGGCTACAGAAAATAGAAATTATATGGCTACTTATGCGTTACAATGGCGCGCCATGCAGATTGCTAAAGAAAAAGGCTGTACCGAATATGATTTTTTTGGCGTAGCTCCCCAAGCAGATGCTTCCCATCCATTATATGGACTGTACAGATTCAAAACTGGTTTTGGTGGTGAAATTTTTCATCGTATGGGGTGTTGGGATTATCCGCTAGATAATGAAAAGTATAAATATTATACCTCTATGGAATTCAAAAATCAAAGTTATCATCTGAGCTAAAAAAGGCGGGTACAGCAATATTTCTTCTGCACCCGCCTTTTAATCTTTAGATAAGCAGGATAGTACCCATGCCTATAACTGTATTCTATTCATCATAATGTGATTAAGTTGTCGTGTCTACATTCCATCCTGACAATATTCCTCCATAAAAATAGAAAGTGACATGAAATTTTTTATTACTTAATTCATCCGAAACCAGATAGCGTTCCGTAACATCATAAGATGCCACCTTTTTGAAACTTGATAATTTTACCTCAGGAAGATTGTCGGTTGTTGCTGATCCCGCAACCATATGCTGTATTTTAGCGGTAATTAAATTCATAATTCCTTCTTTTTTGAATGGATTACGTACAATTTGATTTTTACCAATAATAGGCATTACACCATTATTTGCTCGTTTTTTCGCCTTTGCCTCTGCAGTATAGCTTTTAAATTTCTCTTTAATTTTAGGATCACGGATGCTATTAATTGTAAATATGGCTATTCCCTGTGCTCCATGATTCAACGCCTCATCCATTTCTGTAAACATGACATCACTATCACTCGCCATTAGTCCGCAGAATAAAGTCGTCATCTTATTTTTGTCGTTTACATTTTCGATTGTGCAATCTCTAATAAAACTTGGATCTTCTGTGTAGAAATTACTGTATACCATCGGAAATACCATATCCAATTTCCATTTCCCCCAATCTTGCCTTACCATTCGAGAAGCCATTTTAGGTGTTGGAAAGGGGGATGCAGCCATTATTTTACCACTCGCATGCACCACATCTGCAATCATATTGGCTATATCTGTAATTTGATCACAACGAAACTGTCTCCATTTGAGATCGCTAGAGGGATCTTTCTGTGTACGTGGATCATAACCATATTGATCTTTGAATTTTTGGATCGCTACTGGATGATAGCCATAATCCCAAGCGGCATATTCGCGATCTTGCACGATATGATATTTGGGCCAAAGTGTGGTAGGAAGTACCACATCGACGTAGCGGTTATAGTCGATAGAGATCCCATCCAAACCCTCTACATCGCAATAGGATTGAATTTTTTCTTTGATATAATTTTTGACTTCTGGAAGAACAGGAGATAAGAATTTATAATAACCCACATATGCCGTTGTATCAGCTAAACTTTTACCATTTCTATTCACACTAAACCACTCCGGATGTTTTTTCAAAATCTGTTCCCGATCATGTTCAAGATTTAACGTCCATAACCAGGCAACTACTTTAATCCCATATTTATGCGCAATCGGAATGGCTACTCTATAATCATCAGGGGTAGGAGCATTGAGCATGACACCATCGATACCTAAGTATTGCATTTCACGACATAGGGAATCAAAATTACTGGTAGGTCTGTAATCTAACCAAGTCCAAAACATGGGTTGATCTGTGTTGTTTGCAGCAGCAGCTTGTTTGCTGGTCAAAAGAAATAATCCTAAGAAAAAAAGAACGCAAATACGTAATTTAAGCGAATGATGGTGGTTCATAATCTATACTTTATTAATACAAAGAAATCAGATAGTATTTAAATGGATAATATTTACGTGCAATATAAATAATTTCAGTCGAAAGTCAGGTAAGCTATACCCTTTTAGCATATCTTAATCTTGAGTAATCTTATTTATGTGAGCAATCAGATTGAATGTCAATTCTTTTGTCATAAAAAACGCCTGAAGCGGGGAACTTCAGGCGTTTTAACTAACCAATTATTAACCTAAATTATGAATACCTATTAAACGTTTTGTTTTAAGCAATTGTTGTATTTGCATTTTTATTTTAACACATTTTAACGATTGTAATGGGTGATTGTATCCGGTATAATCAAAAATATTAATTTCAATTCCATAACATAAAAAAACGCCTGAAGTGGGGAACCTCAGGCGTTTTAACTAACCAATTATTAACCTAAATTATGAATACTTTATAAACGCCACAATTTGTGGTATTGTTACTTATCGTATTCTTTTTTAACAGATTTTAACTTTTTGAAGCATTTATAAACTTATTAATCAATTATTATACTCCTTCAAATAAAGGTGCAAGGACCTCTTTAAAGCGCACAAACTAGATCTTGATCGGTATAACTTTGTTTTCATTGGCGTATTTCCATTTGGCATATGCTCATTCATTTAAATGGATAGACTCCAATTGGCATTATCCTTGAAGAAAAGTACACTTGAAAGTAGAAGAATTTGCGAGATACCCTATTTTGTTTTATCATTTTCGAAATTTACAACATCCGAAATCAAAATTTTCAATATATTATCCATCATGATCGTTTTTTGCGATCATGGGCGGCATACATTAAATAATAAAAAAGAAATGTTGCGATTTCGCAATTTGAGCCATTTCCAAATGAAAGAAAAGTTAAATGCTAGTCAGGAAGTCACGTACTTGTTTGATAAATACTATTTGCAACTAGGTGATATATCATACATCGAACTGGATTTCTTGTCGTCTTTAATAGCTATATTCAGACCAAAACGAAAATCACTATATTATCAGGTCGATATCGATCCTTTATTGAGTTATTTACAACAATTTACCCAGCATAAGGATCAGTTTGTTCAATATGTGCATCGTGTTCTTGA is a window encoding:
- a CDS encoding lipoate--protein ligase is translated as MLIIDSPSNNAYFNIASEEYLLYKYPKEDIFLLYSNAPSIIIGKFQNTLAEINLDYVQSQEIKVVRRMSGGGAVYHDLGNLNFSFHTLLGTNDFMDFSTFTQPVLSLLNHLGIPAKLEGRNDLLVEGKKFSGNAKLAKNGKMIQHGTLLINSQMEVLGSALKVNPLKFVDKAVKSNRARVINLSEYLPKEITALPFKELLIAEMMKNNPQAVRHAFTEDDILGIEKLIIEKYNTWEWNFGFSPQYNFKKALKIPAGFIEIHLDVHKGYIEKAKIFGDFFASKPIEELESALIGQKHDIAHLTAWLDQQDLTAYFGKVSTSELLELFK
- a CDS encoding lipid II:glycine glycyltransferase FemX, with the protein product MIADIEDKEIKQIYQTSIIQQTAYWSEVKRLQGVTSKAFNFKTKTADLYVDSDDSTYFIGDLLILIQTLDQDHSIAYVPYGPEVEPSVENQGYFLEQLSESLRSCLPTNCIMIRYDLSWESHWAKEDDCYDINGNWLGVPDKKIQEIRFNFNTTNWNLRKANTDILPSNTIFVDLKKNEEALLGAMKTKTRYNVNLSQRKGVKIRSLGLDSLAIWYDLYRQTAARNHFFLHDISYFRVVLSARANDTLSPADVYLLVAEIEDKPLAAMFLVVSANRGTYLYGASATENRNYMATYALQWRAMQIAKEKGCTEYDFFGVAPQADASHPLYGLYRFKTGFGGEIFHRMGCWDYPLDNEKYKYYTSMEFKNQSYHLS
- a CDS encoding family 10 glycosylhydrolase; translation: MNHHHSLKLRICVLFFLGLFLLTSKQAAAANNTDQPMFWTWLDYRPTSNFDSLCREMQYLGIDGVMLNAPTPDDYRVAIPIAHKYGIKVVAWLWTLNLEHDREQILKKHPEWFSVNRNGKSLADTTAYVGYYKFLSPVLPEVKNYIKEKIQSYCDVEGLDGISIDYNRYVDVVLPTTLWPKYHIVQDREYAAWDYGYHPVAIQKFKDQYGYDPRTQKDPSSDLKWRQFRCDQITDIANMIADVVHASGKIMAASPFPTPKMASRMVRQDWGKWKLDMVFPMVYSNFYTEDPSFIRDCTIENVNDKNKMTTLFCGLMASDSDVMFTEMDEALNHGAQGIAIFTINSIRDPKIKEKFKSYTAEAKAKKRANNGVMPIIGKNQIVRNPFKKEGIMNLITAKIQHMVAGSATTDNLPEVKLSSFKKVASYDVTERYLVSDELSNKKFHVTFYFYGGILSGWNVDTTT